From the Methylocystis sp. IM3 genome, one window contains:
- a CDS encoding type IV secretory system conjugative DNA transfer family protein — translation AIYGPDLAKNIMTNHAVEVVFAQKEQDVANELSERIGYDTVKASSRSGPRGLAMRATSETVSEQRRALMLPQELKLLPKSKAILLMAGVPPIVADKIVYYNDKAFLARVLPAPALELPKGRSTAVLDAEIRELRSEVAELRAVFQTRPLSDEEIANPSTIPADATFDFGDVDIDLEGLTEEELKAWTLNYIDSQAIEPARRSSRAPRGERHERHG, via the coding sequence GCGATCTATGGGCCCGATCTCGCCAAGAACATCATGACCAACCACGCCGTCGAGGTCGTGTTCGCGCAGAAGGAACAGGACGTCGCGAACGAGCTCTCCGAGCGCATCGGCTATGACACGGTAAAAGCCTCGAGCCGCAGCGGACCAAGGGGTCTCGCGATGCGGGCGACCAGCGAGACCGTCTCCGAGCAGCGCCGCGCCTTGATGCTCCCCCAGGAATTAAAGCTCTTGCCGAAATCGAAGGCGATTCTCTTGATGGCCGGCGTTCCGCCGATCGTCGCCGACAAAATCGTCTATTACAACGACAAGGCCTTCCTCGCGCGCGTGCTGCCGGCTCCTGCTCTCGAACTCCCCAAGGGTCGCTCCACGGCGGTGCTCGACGCCGAGATCAGGGAGCTTCGTTCCGAGGTCGCCGAGCTGCGCGCCGTGTTTCAGACACGGCCCTTGAGCGACGAAGAGATCGCCAATCCGTCGACCATTCCCGCGGACGCCACTTTCGACTTTGGCGACGTCGACATCGATCTCGAGGGGCTCACCGAGGAGGAATTGAAGGCCTGGACGCTCAATTACATCGACAGCCAAGCGATCGAGCCCGCGCGGCGCTCAAGCCGCGCGCCGAGAGGGGAGCGACATGAGCGACACGGCTGA